In Thunnus maccoyii chromosome 11, fThuMac1.1, whole genome shotgun sequence, one genomic interval encodes:
- the twist2 gene encoding twist-related protein 2 has translation MEEGSSSPVSPVDSLVTSEEELDRQQKRFGRKKRHSKKSGEDSSGSSPGPVKRGKKQSPSSTQSYEELQNQRVLANVRERQRTQSLNEAFASLRKIIPTLPSDKLSKIQTLKLASRYIDFLCQVLQSDEMDNKMSSCSYVAHERLSYAFSVWRMEGAWSMSASH, from the coding sequence ATGGAAGAGGGCTCCAGTTCCCCGGTCTCCCCTGTGGATAGTCTGGTGACCAGCGAGGAGGAGCTGGACAGACAGCAAAAACGCTTcgggaggaagaagagacacAGCAAAAAGTCCGGCGAGgacagcagcggcagcagcccGGGTCCGGTGAAACGGGGCAAAAAACAGAGTCCGAGCAGCACTCAGTCGTACGAGGAGCTTCAGAACCAGCGGGTCCTGGCCAACGTCCGGGAGAGGCAACGGACTCAGTCTCTGAACGAGGCCTTTGCGTCTTTGCGCAAAATTATCCCCACTCTGCCATCGGACAAACTCAGCAAGATACAGACGCTGAAGCTGGCCTCCAGATACATTGATTTTCTCTGTCAGGTGCTGCAGAGCGACGAGATGGACAACAAGATGTCCAGCTGCAGCTACGTTGCGCACGAAAGACTCAGTTACGCGTTCTCCGTGTGGAGGATGGAGGGCGCTTGGTCTATGTCAGCATCTCACTAG